Part of the Benincasa hispida cultivar B227 chromosome 12, ASM972705v1, whole genome shotgun sequence genome is shown below.
GAAATCATGTTTATATGTCAAATGTGTCTTTAAATATACTTACAGATTAAAATGATTATTTagatcaaaatatattttttttctaaagtcattctcaaatatatctttaaatctacttatttatatctaattctTTAAATACTCTATCTATATAAACATTTGTTAACAAGacaaatgaacaaaaaatattgttcttttttatatttaacaaaacccaaaacaataaataaattacaataaacatataagGATCTCACAACTTGAAATCAAGATACAAACAAACCACAATCATAAGAGTTAAAATGAAACTGATGTACATAAATTACTTGGAGAAGATCTCCAAGAGAAGAGTCAATATGAATAGAAACTCCAAACCACTTGGAACAATAGATAAAAACATCAGACCGCACAACCTAAATAACCATGCGGGGAACGTTCGACTTAAGGCCTATTTGGTAATATATATACTAAAAACTATTATACTTCGACTGTATATTTCTAACTCTAAATATATGTCAGTATTAAAGGATATATGAAAAACTAAACACTACTATTATGTAAAGGATAAATGATTTTAAGGTTTTGGATTCAGTCTTGAGAAATGTGAGGATAGTAAAGGCAATAATACATAAATATTCATAGATAGACATAGAGAAACATATGAGgaataattagaatttaatagCACAAGTTTTCATAATTATTCTATACCCTTTAAACTGACACACCCATGGAAGCAATATCCATATTTCTCCAACCAACCATCGTCTTCTTCCCAATCCAAACCTATGccctaaaccctaaactcaAGTTTCCATTAcacacattttctttttcaattttcagtTCTAATGTCACATATATAACCAAGTAATGTTCTTACAGCTTAATCTTTCCGTCGTACTAGTTTAATTAACATGAACTCGTAGTAAAATTGAGTGTATATCAGAAGAATTGACAAAACTTCTGGATCTTATCAACCAAAGAGATACGAATTTACAAGGAATTCCAAGAATTGTTGTTGTGAAACCCAGAATAATGAAAGGGGAAATTGACCTAAAAAATGTTTTGCAGAAGAACATATAAAGTTGGGTATAAgaaataattcaaaaaaaaaatgaacaaaatttcAGTAATAATTAGAATAAAATGAACTTCAAAGGGCTACAAAGATGAACAATTTTGATGATTGATATATCTCAAtatcttccttttcttcaacTTCCAATATTCGTGAAAATTAGACAGCAAaatgtgttaaaaaaaaaaaagaaaaaagaaaaaagaaaaagaaaaagaaaaagaaaaattcatatATAATGGAAGATTCCCATATAAAATTTCCAAACctttttttgtttgttcttcCTCCTTTTGGTTTCTGTAGTCTCGTTTGTCTCTTGAATCAAAGTAAATCCCAATTCAACGACAAGGGTTCTTTCCCTCTTCTCGAAACGCCGCCATTTGACACATCctctcttcctcctcctccGTCTACCTCTGGTGAAGCACACTCCATATTAACTCCAAAGAGTCTCAACCGTTTCGCAGCGCCGGAGTCGGGTTTGTTAATAATCCCCATAGAAGAACATCCTTGATTATTAACAACAATCTCATCCCCATTTCCCATCCTATaaagagatgaagaagaagacgatGACGACGACAAAGGTCTAAAATAATACATGGAAGAATTATTGTTATTAGACATCCCAAAATTAGGGATTTCAAGCCCGTAATGAGGGTAAAGATGGTGGTTGTGAGTTGTAATTCGTCGCGGAGGAGGTGGTGGTGGCAAGTGACGAGCTGTAGCCCAACGGAGGAGAAAAGGGTTGGAGAAATGGTGGTGATGATGGTGATGAGGAGCAGGAGCATCGGGGCGACGACGGCGCCAATCGATAAAAAGACGGTTATCATTAGCGGAATGACTTGGGAGAGCTCGGTGGAAGGAAACGATGTCGCCCGCGTCGAGTTTTTTCTCCTTAACAAAACGGCTCCAACCTTTTGTCATGACATAGCTTTGGCTACTATTCCAATAAGAGTAACGAAAGCGCCAAGGCTTTCCATGACGGTCTTCAAAGTTTAAGATGAGGCCTTTCTCATTTGTGGTTGAATCTAAAGGGAAGTATTTCTCAGCATGTTGTTTTGGGATAACTAAACGGTTTAATTTGCCAACATCACTTGGAGTAACAACTTTATCAAACATGTGTTCTCTTTCTACAACATCAACAAAGCCATTGCTTTCCATTCTTAAGGATAAATCCATGAGAATTGGTTGATGATCTTCATTTTGAGACTCATAATTTCCACTTTCATGATCTTGATCTTGTTGTTGGGTTAATTGGGAGTGAGAATTTGGGAAGAAATTGCATGCAACAATACTACTCTTGATTTCTTCATCTTGATCTTGATCTtgatcctcttcttcttcttcatcttcttcttcttcatcttgatcTTGTCTTGTTTTGGTAAGAAATTCCATGTCTTGTTTGtgaaaattcattaattttggggTTTGGAAGGGTGAGAGGGGGGATCAGAAAAGAAGCATATCTATTTTGGTTGCTTTTGTAAACCCTAAAAGGATAAGTAATTGGGGGAAGGATATCAAGTTgattctttttacttttttggtGGTATTAAATTCTTGAAATTTCAATACACACACTTGAGAGGAAATTGAGCTCCACtcacacacatacacaaatcacaaaagagagagagagagagagagagaaagagaaagagaaaagagtgtgtgtgagagagaaagagatgggaTTTCTCTAGTTTATTTAAACCCAAACTAGATTATTACATTGCATACACACACCCTATACCCCTCCCCTATAGCCcctaatgaaaaagaaaataataataataaaaaaaaaaaactttgaatctCTTAATTCCCCCAAAATTTTCTCATCCCAAGTGGAAGGAAGTAAAAAGATGATAGCACCACGGGTGATCATATCCGCACTAATCTACCAAATCCCATCAAAACTCAACAATTAAGCGTATTTAGATGAGAGTAATACTAAATTAGATGACCACTTAGGAAGTTCTCGTATGATACGAAAGATGACGTTAGAATtaggttaaaatttaagaatGATACGAAGAGAGGGAGGCATTTTGAGTTAAGCTGAAATTAAACTAGTTCTTGAATGGGGTAAAATGGGTAATAGTGAACAAATTAGGGGTATTTAGGTTTTTTGTTTTGAGAAAAAAGGATATGGGTTATGAGGGCACATAGTGTGTGTATTATTGAGTTTTGGTAATGTGTATGATTGATTGAAATGTTATATGGTCCTGCTGGTGGGTGgggaaagaaagggaaaaaaaagaaaaaaaaaaagaaaaaaaaagaagcaataaTCTAATGTAAGACTAAGAGAAGTGGAGAAACAAAGACCCTGAAAATTAAAGGGCACCCAATTCTCTTCTCCATATGTATATCTATCATCAAACCtcttacaagaaaaaaaaaaaaaaaaaaaaaaaaaaaaaaaaaagggaaaaaagaccttctttttagatttttaatttGGTCCCCATCCCCAAATATAAGTGGTGGGGTTTTGCTATATAGCCCCTCTAGGCTTAACTCTATAGCCCCCCTTTTAGCTACTTCATTTAATCAACTCATTTGAGTTCATTTAGTTTCCTCCTAACATATTTTTCTCTCCCCACCTACTATTGATCTGTTTTACTTTTTTatcttgtttttttcttttttttttttttttttttttttttttttttagcttataCCTAATTCTTCCTTTCAATTTATTTACCTATGTTTGATTTAACTACCCAATGTGTCCTAAGGTTTTTTAATTCCTATTTGGgttgtatatatttaaatcataatataTACTAGAACataattctttcaatttttgtagTAGTTGcataaatttaatgaaattctaGAAATTATATGGGTAAATTAGTTTAGAAATCTTTAGATATATTATTTACATAGGGTGAAATTTTGAGAATGAGTCAAATTTTAATGTTAATGGAAATGTAAATTTAGATTAGGGTTTTTAAGTATGTTTTGAAGTGTAAAGGTTAATGTTcttaaatgtaaatattttttttttttttttttttttttttttttttttttttttttaaataagagtATGTTTAGTAAACAACTcaaattctattttatgttttcagatacaGTGATTTTAGTG
Proteins encoded:
- the LOC120067991 gene encoding B3 domain-containing transcription factor NGA2-like; translated protein: MNFHKQDMEFLTKTRQDQDEEEEDEEEEEDQDQDQDEEIKSSIVACNFFPNSHSQLTQQQDQDHESGNYESQNEDHQPILMDLSLRMESNGFVDVVEREHMFDKVVTPSDVGKLNRLVIPKQHAEKYFPLDSTTNEKGLILNFEDRHGKPWRFRYSYWNSSQSYVMTKGWSRFVKEKKLDAGDIVSFHRALPSHSANDNRLFIDWRRRRPDAPAPHHHHHHHFSNPFLLRWATARHLPPPPPPRRITTHNHHLYPHYGLEIPNFGMSNNNNSSMYYFRPLSSSSSSSSSLYRMGNGDEIVVNNQGCSSMGIINKPDSGAAKRLRLFGVNMECASPEVDGGGGREDVSNGGVSRRGKEPLSLNWDLL